A section of the Engraulis encrasicolus isolate BLACKSEA-1 chromosome 8, IST_EnEncr_1.0, whole genome shotgun sequence genome encodes:
- the nop53 gene encoding ribosome biogenesis protein NOP53, translating to MAAAARNKRVAASQPGFVSLKGSAGSSDQNASRRKRVNKNKKKNWNKYSDIQDVEEFMDDVRLQERATGGLIADKPDDCLFFLDIGTTKKSESSPGGEEGQKDKKKRPLKVDLILQSNSHIPAPKDILSHQQPNAKKLRRKEEHERKLAAKGVLPRRQRLLELRRDAFAAGSIVKPLANNNPERAFYDLWGEQPSQTGDAFYLEQTKKKLVKRPEKLNEKPSELPAIEIIAPGGSYNPDFFSHQALLGEAHEVEVKKLKAEERVEKRLAVNRLDIATEETTFKEQVQGLLDDDDEEEDAEGEEHAGDDDGGVVPSAHHEKKTERERRKEKAEKLKEQQKSAEREATSKRQQLFKLRSIQSELKAREQRTRLRQSLRKARQLARKTTPHRLGQLKFKTPDLELQLSDELAGSLRRLKPEGSVVMDRFKSFQKRNMIEPRERAKFKRKYKLKYVEKRAFKAIT from the exons ATGGCTGCGGCAGCGAGAAATAAACGCGTGGCTGCGAGTCAGCCTGGATTTGTATCCCTCAAAGGTTCTGCGGGCTCCTCAGATCAGAATGCCAGTAGGAGGAAACGTGTCaacaaaaataagaaaaagaactgGAACAAATACAGCGACATTCAGGATGTCGAGGAGTTTATGGATGACGTTCGACTTCAGGAGCGTGCCACGGG GGGTTTGATCGCAGACAAACCGGATGACTGCTTGTTTTTTCTGGACATTGGCACGACAAAGAAAAGCGAGAGTTCCCCAG GTGGAGAGGaaggacaaaaagacaaaaagaagcgACCCCTGAAAGTTGACCTCATACTACAATCAAACTCCCACATCCCTGCACCAAAAGA TATCCTCTCCCACCAACAGCCCAATGCCAAGAAGTTGCGGAGGAAAGAGGAGCATGAGCGGAAGCTGGCTGCCAAAGGTGTGTTGCCGCGGCGACAGAGGCTTCTGGAACTCCGAAGGGACGCTTTCGCAGCTGGAAGTATCGTGAAGCCTCTTGCCAACAACAACCCCGAGAGGGCCTTCTATGACCTTTGGGGAGAGCAAC CCTCACAGACCGGAGATGCCTTTTATCTTGAACAGACCAAGAAGAAATTGGTGAAG CGACCAGAGAAACTAAATGAAAAGCCATCTGAACTGCCAGCAATTGAGATCATTGCACCAGGCGGTTCTTATAATCCAGACTTCTTCTCTCATCAG gcgTTATTGGGAGAAGCTCATGAGGTGGAGGTGAAGAAGCTGAAGGCAGAAGAGCGTGTGGAGAAGCGGCTCGCTGTCAACCGACTGGACATCGCCACTgag GAGACCACGTTTAAGGAACAAGTTCAGGGACTCCTGGATGACGACGACGAGGAAGAGGATGCGGAGGGGGAAGAACATGCGGGCGACGACGACGGTGGTGTGGTACCAAGTGCACACCATGAGAAGAAGAccgaaagagaaaggagaaaagagaaggctGAGAAACTAAAG GAGCAGCAGAAGTCTGCTGAGCGAGAGGCGACCAGCAAGCGGCAGCAGCTCTTCAAGCTGCGCTCCATCCAGTCAGAGCTGAAGGCGCGCGAGCAGCGAACCCGCCTCAGACAGAGCCTCCGCAAGGCCCGGCAGCTGGCCAGGAAGACCACGCCCCATCGCCTGGGGCAGCTCAA GTTCAAGACTCCTGACCTCGAGCTGCAGTTGAGTGATGAACTGGCCGGCTCGCTGCGTCGACTCAAG CCAGAGGGCAGTGTTGTCATGGACCGATTCAAGAGCTTCCAGAAGAGAAACATGATCGAACCCAGAGAAAGAGCCAA GTTCAAGAGAAAGTACAAGCTGAAGTATGTGGAGAAGAGAGCGTTCAAGGCCATAACATGA